A single region of the Winslowiella toletana genome encodes:
- the rlmKL gene encoding bifunctional 23S rRNA (guanine(2069)-N(7))-methyltransferase RlmK/23S rRNA (guanine(2445)-N(2))-methyltransferase RlmL translates to MNSLFASTARGLEELLKSELEALGAQDCQVVQGGVHFQGDDRLLYQSLMWSRLASRILLPLTECGVYSDLDLYIGAQVIDWTAMFDSDRTFAVHFSGTNEVIRNSQFGALKVKDAIVDSFTRKNLPRPNVDREQPDIRVNVWLNKDTASIALDLSGDGLHQRGYRQQAGQAPLKENLAASIVLRSGWQPGTPLLDPMCGSGTLLIEAAMIASDRAPGLHRTHWGFLGWNKHNEELWREVTSEAQVRARRGLQETTSRFYGYDNDSRVMERARANARRAGLADVISFNVQDVLQLTNPLPEGPTGTVLSNPPYGERLESEPALIALHSQLGRIMKSHFGGWNLSLFSASPELLSCLQLRADRQFKAKNGPLDCVQKNYQLAVNSSPNAVGQIAEDYANRLRKNLKKLEKWAKQEGIECYRIYDADLPDYNVAVDRYGDWVVVQEYAPPKTIDPNKARQRLFDVISATLSVLNLPANKLVMKTREKQKGKSQYQKLGEKGDFFEVSEFNAKLWVNLTDYLDTGLFLDHRVARKMLGQMSKGKDFLNLFAYTGSASVHAGLGGARSTTTVDMSRTYLEWAERNLRLNGLTGRQHRLMQADCLSWLRESQEQFDLIFIDPPTFSNSKRMEESFDVQRDHLALMTDLKRLLRKGGTIMFSNNKRGFKMDQQGLASLGLNAQEITAKTQSQDFARNRQIHNCWLITHAGKE, encoded by the coding sequence ATGAATTCTCTGTTTGCCAGTACGGCGCGTGGGCTCGAAGAGCTATTGAAAAGTGAACTGGAAGCGCTGGGTGCGCAAGACTGCCAGGTCGTCCAGGGCGGCGTACATTTTCAGGGAGACGATCGTTTACTCTATCAAAGCCTGATGTGGAGTCGACTGGCGTCGCGTATTCTGCTGCCATTAACCGAGTGCGGTGTTTACAGCGATCTGGACCTGTATATTGGCGCGCAGGTGATCGACTGGACCGCAATGTTCGACAGCGACAGGACTTTTGCCGTCCACTTCAGCGGCACCAATGAAGTGATCCGCAACAGCCAGTTCGGTGCGCTGAAAGTGAAAGATGCCATCGTTGACAGCTTCACGCGTAAAAATTTGCCGCGTCCGAATGTCGATCGCGAACAGCCCGATATTCGCGTAAACGTCTGGTTGAATAAAGACACTGCCAGCATTGCCCTCGATTTGAGTGGCGATGGCCTGCATCAGCGCGGCTACCGTCAGCAGGCCGGTCAGGCACCGTTAAAAGAGAACCTGGCGGCCTCAATCGTGCTGCGCTCCGGCTGGCAGCCGGGTACGCCGCTGCTCGATCCAATGTGTGGTTCAGGTACGCTGTTGATTGAAGCGGCGATGATCGCCAGCGATCGTGCACCAGGTCTGCATCGTACCCACTGGGGATTCCTCGGCTGGAACAAGCATAATGAAGAATTGTGGCGTGAAGTCACCAGTGAAGCTCAGGTGCGCGCGCGTCGCGGCCTGCAGGAAACCACTTCCCGCTTCTATGGTTACGATAATGATTCACGCGTAATGGAGCGCGCGCGCGCGAATGCCCGTCGTGCCGGTCTGGCCGATGTGATCAGCTTTAACGTGCAGGATGTGTTGCAACTGACCAATCCATTGCCGGAAGGGCCAACCGGCACCGTGCTGAGTAACCCGCCATACGGCGAGCGTCTCGAGAGCGAGCCGGCGTTGATTGCACTGCACTCCCAGCTGGGTCGCATTATGAAAAGCCACTTTGGTGGCTGGAATCTGTCGCTGTTCAGCGCATCACCGGAGCTGTTAAGCTGCCTGCAACTGCGTGCCGATCGCCAGTTCAAAGCGAAAAACGGCCCGCTGGACTGCGTACAGAAAAACTATCAGCTGGCGGTCAACAGCTCGCCAAACGCGGTAGGGCAGATCGCGGAAGATTATGCCAACCGCCTGCGTAAAAATCTGAAGAAACTGGAAAAGTGGGCGAAGCAGGAAGGCATCGAATGCTACCGTATTTACGACGCCGATCTGCCAGACTACAACGTGGCGGTCGACCGCTACGGTGACTGGGTCGTGGTGCAGGAGTATGCGCCGCCGAAAACTATCGATCCAAATAAAGCTCGTCAGCGCCTGTTCGACGTCATTTCTGCCACCCTGAGCGTGCTTAATCTGCCAGCTAACAAGCTGGTGATGAAAACGCGTGAAAAGCAGAAGGGTAAAAGCCAGTATCAGAAACTGGGTGAGAAGGGCGATTTCTTTGAAGTTTCGGAATTTAATGCAAAATTATGGGTCAACCTGACCGACTATCTCGATACCGGCCTGTTCCTTGACCACCGCGTGGCGCGTAAAATGCTTGGCCAGATGAGCAAAGGTAAGGATTTCCTTAACCTGTTTGCTTACACCGGCAGCGCCAGCGTACATGCCGGGCTGGGCGGTGCGCGCAGCACCACTACCGTGGATATGTCACGGACTTATCTGGAGTGGGCAGAGCGCAACCTGCGCCTGAATGGCCTGACCGGCCGTCAGCATCGTCTGATGCAGGCAGATTGCCTCAGCTGGCTGCGCGAAAGTCAGGAGCAGTTCGATCTGATCTTTATCGATCCACCGACTTTCTCCAACTCAAAACGTATGGAAGAGAGTTTTGATGTTCAGCGCGATCATCTGGCGCTGATGACCGACCTGAAGCGTCTGTTACGTAAGGGCGGCACCATCATGTTCTCCAACAATAAACGCGGATTCAAAATGGACCAACAGGGACTGGCGTCACTGGGTCTGAATGCGCAGGAAATTACGGCCAAAACCCAGTCGCAGGATTTTGCCCGCAACCGTCAAATTCATAACTGCTGGCTGATTACTCATGCTGGTAAGGAATAA
- a CDS encoding ABC transporter ATP-binding protein, translating into MSLISIHGAYLSFSDAPLLDNTELHIEENERVCLVGRNGAGKSTLMKIINGEQPLDDGRIIYEQDLIVARLQQDPPRNVEGSVYDFVAEGVAEQAEHLKAYHAISHVVMEDPSDKNLNEMARLQTILDHQNLWQLESRINDVLEQIGLQADVPLSSLSGGWLRKAALGRALVSNPRVLMLDEPTNHLDIETIDWLEGFLKTFQGSIVFISHDRSFIRNMATRIVDLDRGKLVSWPGDYDQYLLGKEEALRVEEMQNAEFDRKLAQEEVWIRQGIKARRTRNEGRVRALKALRRERSERREVMGKANMSVGEASRSGKIVFELENVDYGISGKQLVKDFSVQVQRGDKIALVGPNGCGKTTLLKLMLDQLKADSGRVHIGTKLEVAYFDQHRAELDPDRTVMDNLAEGKQEVLVNGKPRHVLGYLQDFLFHPKRAMTPVRALSGGERNRLLLARLFLKPSNLMILDEPTNDLDVETLELLEELIDGYQGTVLLVSHDRQFVDNTVTDCWIFEGNGEIGSFVGGYHDAQLQRAAYKQTRAASKPAANTPKQESAKSETVKRPVTKLSYNLQRELEQLPQKLEQLENKIVDLQAQMADANFFNQPHDKTQPVLDALAQTEQELEVAFERWEYLESLKNGA; encoded by the coding sequence ATGTCACTGATCAGTATTCATGGTGCTTACCTGTCATTCAGCGATGCGCCGCTGTTGGATAACACTGAGCTTCATATCGAAGAGAATGAACGCGTCTGTCTGGTAGGCCGTAATGGCGCCGGTAAATCGACGCTGATGAAAATTATCAACGGCGAACAGCCTCTGGACGATGGCCGTATCATTTACGAACAGGATCTGATTGTTGCCCGCCTGCAGCAGGATCCACCGCGTAACGTCGAGGGTTCGGTGTATGACTTTGTCGCTGAAGGTGTCGCCGAGCAGGCTGAGCATCTGAAGGCCTATCACGCAATTTCCCATGTGGTGATGGAAGATCCGAGCGATAAAAACCTTAACGAGATGGCGCGTCTGCAAACGATTCTCGATCACCAGAATCTGTGGCAGCTCGAGAGCCGCATTAATGATGTGCTTGAGCAGATTGGCCTGCAGGCCGATGTGCCACTCTCTTCACTGTCCGGAGGCTGGCTGCGTAAAGCGGCGCTGGGTCGTGCGCTGGTCAGTAATCCGCGCGTGCTGATGCTCGATGAGCCAACGAACCACCTCGATATTGAAACTATCGACTGGCTGGAAGGATTCCTGAAAACCTTCCAGGGCAGCATCGTATTTATTTCCCACGACCGTTCCTTTATTCGCAATATGGCAACCCGCATTGTCGATCTCGATCGCGGCAAGCTGGTTTCCTGGCCGGGTGATTACGACCAGTATCTGCTGGGTAAAGAAGAAGCGCTGCGCGTGGAAGAGATGCAGAATGCCGAATTCGACCGTAAACTGGCGCAGGAAGAGGTCTGGATTCGTCAGGGCATTAAGGCGCGTCGTACCCGTAATGAAGGCCGCGTGCGCGCATTAAAAGCCTTACGTCGCGAGCGTTCTGAGCGCCGCGAAGTAATGGGCAAAGCCAATATGTCGGTGGGCGAAGCCAGCCGTTCAGGCAAAATCGTCTTTGAGCTGGAAAATGTCGATTACGGCATCTCGGGTAAACAGCTGGTTAAAGATTTCTCGGTACAGGTGCAGCGCGGCGACAAGATTGCACTGGTTGGCCCGAACGGCTGTGGTAAAACCACCTTACTGAAGCTGATGCTCGATCAGCTGAAAGCCGACAGCGGCCGTGTGCATATTGGCACCAAACTGGAAGTGGCTTATTTCGATCAGCACCGTGCTGAACTCGATCCGGACCGCACCGTGATGGATAACCTTGCCGAAGGTAAGCAAGAAGTGCTGGTAAATGGTAAGCCGCGCCACGTACTGGGTTATTTGCAGGACTTCCTGTTCCACCCGAAACGCGCAATGACTCCGGTACGTGCGCTGTCCGGTGGTGAGCGTAACCGTCTGCTGCTGGCGCGCCTGTTCCTGAAACCCAGCAACCTGATGATTCTCGATGAACCGACCAACGACCTCGATGTGGAAACGCTGGAGCTGCTGGAAGAGCTGATTGATGGCTATCAGGGTACCGTGCTGCTGGTCAGCCACGATCGTCAGTTTGTCGACAATACCGTTACCGACTGCTGGATCTTTGAAGGCAATGGTGAGATTGGCAGCTTTGTTGGTGGCTACCACGATGCGCAGTTGCAGCGTGCGGCTTACAAACAAACTCGCGCCGCCAGCAAACCGGCCGCCAACACGCCAAAGCAGGAAAGTGCTAAAAGCGAAACTGTTAAACGGCCGGTAACCAAACTAAGCTATAACCTGCAACGTGAACTGGAACAGCTGCCGCAAAAGCTGGAGCAGCTGGAGAACAAGATTGTCGATCTGCAGGCGCAGATGGCCGATGCCAATTTCTTCAACCAGCCGCACGATAAAACCCAACCGGTGCTGGATGCGCTGGCGCAAACCGAGCAGGAGCTTGAAGTGGCTTTCGAGCGCTGGGAATACCTTGAATCCCTGAAAAACGGTGCCTGA
- the pqiA gene encoding membrane integrity-associated transporter subunit PqiA: MCSSDHAHHWMLCPQCDLMTQLPEIKPGSKASCPRCHTTLIANWVEPRKRPTGYAIAALFMLLLANLFPFVNMQVAGLSSQITLMQIPQVMVSENYSSLATLFMLFVQGVPAFCMVAILLLVNKVRMAEPLRRWMARILFQLKSWSMAEIFLAGVLVSFVKLMAYGDIGIGSSFVPWCLFCVLQLRAFQCVDRRWLWQQVDPMPALPHKPIAGISGLRQGVRSCRCCTAILPVDQLVCPRCGTTGHARRRHSLQWTIALLITSIVLYVPANLMPIMVTEALGNKMDSTIMAGVILLWSDGSYPVALVIFIASIMVPSLKMIAIGWLCWDAHGRGRGRHDSEKMHLIYEVVEFVGRWSMIDVFVIAVLSALVRMGRLMSIYPATGALLFAVVVILTMFAAITFDPRLTWDRVREKSLKEPSVDGK, encoded by the coding sequence ATGTGTTCGTCGGACCACGCGCATCACTGGATGCTCTGTCCCCAATGTGACCTGATGACACAGCTGCCGGAGATTAAACCCGGCAGCAAAGCGAGTTGTCCACGCTGTCACACCACATTAATTGCCAACTGGGTTGAGCCGCGCAAGCGGCCAACCGGCTACGCGATTGCTGCACTGTTTATGCTGTTGCTCGCCAACCTTTTTCCTTTTGTTAATATGCAGGTCGCCGGTCTGAGCAGCCAGATCACCCTGATGCAGATTCCGCAGGTGATGGTTTCTGAGAATTACAGCAGTCTCGCGACACTGTTTATGCTGTTTGTGCAGGGCGTTCCGGCTTTTTGCATGGTGGCGATTTTGCTGCTGGTGAATAAGGTGCGCATGGCCGAACCGCTGCGGCGCTGGATGGCTCGTATACTGTTTCAGCTGAAAAGCTGGAGTATGGCGGAGATCTTCCTCGCCGGCGTGCTGGTCAGTTTCGTCAAACTGATGGCCTATGGCGATATCGGTATCGGCAGCAGCTTTGTTCCCTGGTGTCTGTTTTGTGTGTTACAGCTGCGCGCGTTTCAGTGTGTCGATCGCCGCTGGCTATGGCAGCAAGTCGATCCGATGCCAGCACTGCCGCATAAACCGATTGCCGGTATTAGCGGCCTGCGCCAGGGCGTGCGCTCCTGTCGTTGCTGTACCGCGATTCTTCCCGTCGATCAGCTGGTCTGTCCGCGTTGCGGAACCACCGGGCATGCCAGACGCAGGCACAGCCTGCAATGGACCATCGCGCTGCTGATCACTTCAATTGTGCTGTATGTTCCGGCCAACCTGATGCCGATCATGGTCACTGAAGCGCTCGGCAACAAAATGGATTCAACCATTATGGCCGGGGTTATTCTGTTGTGGAGCGACGGTTCTTATCCGGTCGCGCTGGTGATTTTTATCGCCAGCATAATGGTGCCGTCGTTGAAGATGATTGCCATTGGCTGGCTCTGCTGGGATGCGCATGGGCGTGGCCGTGGTCGTCACGACAGCGAAAAGATGCATCTTATCTATGAAGTGGTGGAGTTTGTCGGACGTTGGTCGATGATTGACGTTTTTGTTATTGCCGTGCTCTCTGCGCTGGTGCGTATGGGGCGATTAATGAGTATTTATCCTGCTACAGGTGCGCTGTTGTTTGCGGTGGTGGTGATTCTCACCATGTTCGCGGCAATCACTTTTGATCCGCGCCTGACCTGGGATCGAGTACGAGAAAAAAGTTTGAAGGAGCCGAGCGTTGACGGAAAATAA
- the pqiB gene encoding intermembrane transport protein PqiB — translation MTENNHGVAKVEQIKRWSPVWIIPIVTILIGAWILFYHFSHQGPEVTLITTNAEGIEGGKTTIKSRSVNVGIVESAVLSDDLHHVEIKARMNSGMEKLLKSDTAFWVVKPQIGKEGVTGLGTLLSGAYIELQPGSTDGAKPESYELLDSPPLAPPDAKGVRITLYSNKAGQLNAGDPVLFRGYRVGSVETSQFDTDKRSMRYQLFVTAPYDRLITTNVRFWKDSGIAVDMSASGMRVEMGSLTTLFSGGVSFDVPEGRDLGEPAENNAEYQLFDDQRSIQNSLYTEHKDFVMFFDDSIRGLQPGAPVEFRGIRLGTVAQVPFLVPGTNQQLNNDYRIPVLVRIEPQRFVKMMGSNFDLERRLQEGRKQGLRASLKSANLLTGSLYVDLDFYNSVKPYTGPNEIGGYEIIPTTSSGLSQIQQKLMTALDKVNALPLNPMVNEATNTLAESQRTLRELQKTLDNINQITSSQSMKELPQDMQQTLRELNRSMKGFQPGSPAYSKMVGDMQRLDQVLRELQPVLRTLNNKSNALVFEAKPGQDPQPKRAKQ, via the coding sequence TTGACGGAAAATAATCACGGCGTTGCCAAAGTCGAGCAGATCAAACGCTGGTCGCCGGTCTGGATCATCCCGATCGTAACCATTCTGATCGGTGCGTGGATACTGTTTTATCATTTCAGCCATCAGGGGCCTGAAGTCACCCTGATCACCACCAATGCCGAAGGGATTGAAGGCGGTAAGACCACAATTAAAAGTCGTAGCGTTAACGTCGGTATCGTTGAAAGCGCGGTGCTGAGCGACGATTTGCATCATGTGGAAATCAAAGCGCGCATGAACTCCGGTATGGAGAAGCTACTGAAAAGTGATACCGCGTTTTGGGTAGTAAAACCGCAAATTGGTAAGGAAGGCGTGACCGGGCTCGGAACGCTACTTTCCGGTGCCTATATTGAACTGCAGCCGGGCAGTACTGACGGAGCTAAGCCGGAAAGCTACGAGCTGTTGGATTCGCCACCGCTGGCACCGCCTGATGCGAAAGGGGTGCGTATTACCCTTTACAGCAATAAAGCCGGGCAACTGAATGCCGGCGATCCGGTATTGTTCCGTGGCTATCGCGTTGGCTCAGTCGAGACCAGCCAGTTCGATACCGACAAGCGCTCAATGCGTTATCAGCTGTTTGTTACCGCGCCTTACGATCGTCTGATCACCACCAACGTGCGCTTCTGGAAAGACAGCGGCATCGCCGTGGATATGTCGGCTTCCGGCATGCGCGTGGAAATGGGCTCACTGACGACCCTGTTTAGCGGTGGCGTCAGCTTCGACGTGCCAGAGGGGCGCGACCTCGGCGAGCCAGCGGAAAATAATGCTGAGTATCAGCTGTTTGACGATCAGCGCAGCATCCAGAATTCGCTGTACACCGAGCATAAAGACTTCGTTATGTTCTTTGACGATTCGATTCGTGGTCTGCAGCCGGGCGCACCGGTCGAGTTCCGCGGCATCCGTCTGGGAACCGTAGCGCAGGTACCTTTCCTTGTTCCGGGTACTAATCAGCAGCTGAATAACGATTATCGTATTCCGGTGCTGGTGCGTATTGAGCCGCAACGCTTCGTTAAAATGATGGGCAGCAACTTCGATCTGGAACGTCGCTTGCAGGAAGGCAGAAAGCAGGGGCTGCGCGCCTCACTGAAATCGGCCAATTTACTGACCGGGTCTCTGTATGTTGATCTCGACTTCTATAACTCAGTGAAACCTTACACCGGGCCAAATGAGATTGGCGGTTACGAGATTATTCCAACCACCAGTAGCGGTCTGAGCCAGATTCAGCAGAAACTGATGACGGCGCTGGATAAGGTTAATGCGTTGCCACTGAATCCGATGGTGAACGAGGCAACCAATACTCTGGCAGAAAGCCAGCGTACGCTGCGTGAGTTGCAGAAGACGCTGGATAATATCAACCAGATCACCTCCAGCCAGTCGATGAAAGAGCTGCCGCAGGATATGCAACAAACCCTGCGTGAACTGAATCGCAGTATGAAAGGCTTCCAGCCAGGTTCGCCAGCTTACAGCAAAATGGTTGGCGATATGCAGCGTCTCGACCAGGTACTACGTGAACTGCAGCCAGTATTGAGAACGCTGAATAATAAGAGTAACGCGCTGGTCTTCGAAGCAAAACCAGGCCAGGACCCACAGCCAAAGAGGGCTAAACAATGA
- the pqiC gene encoding membrane integrity-associated transporter subunit PqiC, whose protein sequence is MMKWIPVAMALALSACSSTTETTYYQLPAAAGSASTINSNAPDKPILWIEHVSVPDYLAGSGVVYQTSDVQYVIAANNLWASPLDQQLQQTLVSNLSAVLPGWIVSATPLGDKHDTLNVNVTGFHGRYDGKVIISGQWILQHDSQLIKRPFLMALPQDEDGYDALVRTLAKGWQQEAQRMANELSRLN, encoded by the coding sequence ATGATGAAATGGATCCCTGTGGCAATGGCGCTGGCACTGAGCGCCTGTAGCAGTACAACGGAAACCACTTACTATCAACTACCGGCTGCGGCCGGCAGTGCCAGCACCATCAACAGCAACGCGCCTGACAAGCCGATTCTGTGGATTGAGCACGTATCAGTGCCTGATTACCTTGCCGGCAGCGGCGTGGTCTATCAGACCAGCGATGTGCAATATGTCATTGCCGCCAACAATCTGTGGGCCAGCCCGTTGGACCAGCAGCTGCAACAGACGCTGGTAAGTAACCTTAGCGCTGTGCTGCCAGGCTGGATTGTCTCGGCGACGCCGCTGGGTGATAAGCACGATACGCTTAACGTCAATGTGACTGGTTTCCATGGCCGCTATGACGGTAAAGTGATTATTAGCGGTCAATGGATTCTGCAACACGACAGCCAGCTGATTAAGCGACCGTTCCTGATGGCATTACCGCAGGATGAGGATGGATACGATGCGTTGGTCAGAACGCTGGCGAAGGGTTGGCAGCAGGAAGCTCAGCGAATGGCTAATGAGCTTTCGCGCTTAAATTAG
- the rmf gene encoding ribosome modulation factor, whose protein sequence is MKRQKRDRLERAHSRGYQAGITGRSKEMCPYQVIDARSHWLGGWRQAMEDRAVNA, encoded by the coding sequence ATGAAGAGACAGAAACGTGATCGTCTGGAACGGGCGCATTCACGGGGTTATCAAGCGGGAATTACCGGACGCTCTAAAGAGATGTGTCCCTATCAGGTGATTGATGCAAGGTCTCACTGGTTGGGAGGTTGGCGACAAGCCATGGAGGACAGGGCAGTTAACGCATAA
- the fabA gene encoding bifunctional 3-hydroxydecanoyl-ACP dehydratase/trans-2-decenoyl-ACP isomerase, whose protein sequence is MVDKRESYTKEDLIASGRGELFGAGGPPLPSGNMLMMDRVVKMTEDGGNYGKGYVEAELDINPELWFFDCHFIGDPVMPGCLGLDAMWQLVGFYLGWLGAEGKGRALGVGEVKFTGQVLPTAKKVTYRIHFKRVINRKLVMGVADGEVLVDGHVIYNATDLKVGLFKDTTAF, encoded by the coding sequence ATGGTAGATAAACGCGAATCCTATACGAAAGAAGACCTGATTGCTTCTGGACGCGGCGAACTGTTTGGCGCGGGAGGCCCACCGTTGCCATCAGGTAATATGTTGATGATGGACCGCGTGGTTAAAATGACCGAAGACGGCGGTAACTACGGTAAAGGTTACGTTGAAGCCGAGCTGGATATCAATCCGGAGCTGTGGTTCTTCGACTGTCACTTTATTGGTGACCCGGTAATGCCCGGCTGCCTCGGTCTGGATGCCATGTGGCAGCTGGTTGGATTTTATCTCGGCTGGCTGGGTGCGGAAGGCAAAGGCCGCGCACTGGGCGTGGGCGAAGTTAAATTCACCGGCCAGGTTCTGCCAACCGCGAAGAAAGTGACCTATCGCATTCACTTTAAGCGCGTCATTAACCGTAAACTGGTGATGGGTGTGGCGGATGGCGAAGTGCTGGTCGACGGTCATGTTATTTATAACGCGACTGACCTGAAAGTGGGCTTGTTTAAAGACACCACGGCTTTCTAA
- a CDS encoding Lon protease family protein, translating to MTSNRLEWRALQPDTDSYQPLFSQAFDDDTDSLSAVQPRLINALGLLQQSSAAFPLMLVKCAENPDYLPLLTSALQSLTDDEQQVFGGVYQVNEQKISWQAARIADDRFATCGEISYADWIEPEQLFGCVRIHHNSITLEPGLLHRVNGGTLVLSLRSLLAQPLMWLRLKQIITRQRFDWLSPDDTRPLPVSIPSMPMQFRLVLSGERDALADFQEMEPELASLCIYSEFEENLQIADEGDLSLWCQWTSQLARQLALPAINADFWPVLLREAARYTGDQENVPLCPAWLGRQLREAALYSEQPLLTGESLIAALSAREWRENYLSERVRDEILLDQILIETEGEAIGQINGLSVIEFPGHPRPFGEPSRISCVVHPGDGEFTDVERKAELGGNIHAKGMMIMQAYLIAEMQLDQPLPFSASLVFEQSYSEVDGDSASLAELCALVSALAVQPINQQIAVTGSVDQFGNVQPVGGLNEKIEGFFEVCRQRNLNGKQGVIIPVSNIRHLSLQQDVVDAVRDGQFHIWAVNSADEALSLLTGVEWDKENAPCLLRSIQERIAQINQQDARQRPWPLRWLNWFNHS from the coding sequence TTGACCAGTAACCGACTAGAATGGCGCGCCCTACAGCCCGATACAGACAGCTACCAGCCTCTTTTTTCCCAGGCATTTGATGACGATACTGACAGCCTGTCTGCGGTACAGCCTCGTCTAATCAATGCGTTAGGTTTACTGCAGCAGTCTTCGGCAGCCTTCCCGTTGATGCTGGTGAAATGTGCGGAAAATCCAGACTACTTACCGTTACTGACCTCGGCATTGCAAAGCCTGACGGATGACGAGCAGCAGGTTTTCGGTGGCGTGTATCAGGTCAATGAACAAAAGATCAGCTGGCAGGCCGCCCGCATTGCGGACGACCGCTTTGCCACCTGTGGCGAAATCAGCTATGCCGACTGGATTGAGCCAGAACAGCTCTTCGGTTGCGTACGCATTCATCATAACAGCATTACGTTAGAGCCAGGACTGCTACACCGCGTTAACGGCGGCACGCTGGTGCTGTCGCTGCGCAGCCTGCTGGCTCAACCGCTAATGTGGCTACGGCTGAAGCAAATTATTACGCGTCAGCGCTTTGACTGGTTATCACCTGATGACACTCGTCCACTGCCGGTCTCCATTCCTTCCATGCCAATGCAGTTCAGGCTGGTACTGAGTGGCGAGCGCGACGCGCTGGCTGACTTTCAGGAAATGGAGCCAGAACTGGCGTCGCTGTGCATCTACAGTGAGTTTGAAGAAAACTTGCAGATTGCTGATGAAGGCGATCTCAGCCTGTGGTGCCAGTGGACCAGCCAGCTGGCCAGACAGTTAGCGCTTCCCGCTATCAATGCTGATTTCTGGCCGGTTTTACTGCGCGAAGCGGCACGTTACACTGGCGACCAGGAAAACGTACCGCTTTGTCCGGCATGGCTTGGCCGCCAGCTGCGTGAAGCGGCATTATACAGCGAGCAACCGCTGCTGACCGGTGAAAGCCTGATCGCCGCCCTCAGCGCCCGTGAATGGCGCGAAAATTATCTCTCTGAGCGCGTGCGTGATGAAATCTTACTGGATCAGATTCTGATTGAAACCGAAGGCGAAGCCATCGGTCAGATTAACGGACTGTCAGTCATCGAGTTTCCCGGCCATCCGCGTCCCTTTGGTGAACCTTCCCGTATCAGCTGTGTCGTACATCCAGGCGACGGCGAATTCACTGATGTTGAGCGTAAAGCTGAATTAGGCGGTAATATTCATGCGAAAGGCATGATGATAATGCAAGCCTATCTGATTGCCGAAATGCAGCTCGATCAGCCACTGCCGTTCTCAGCATCACTGGTGTTTGAGCAGTCTTACTCGGAAGTCGATGGCGACAGCGCATCGCTGGCTGAACTGTGTGCTTTGGTCAGTGCTCTGGCTGTCCAGCCAATAAATCAGCAGATTGCCGTCACCGGTTCCGTTGATCAGTTCGGCAATGTGCAGCCGGTAGGCGGGCTGAATGAAAAGATCGAAGGCTTCTTTGAGGTCTGTCGTCAGCGTAATCTTAACGGTAAACAGGGCGTGATTATTCCCGTCAGTAACATACGTCATCTGAGTTTGCAGCAGGATGTGGTTGATGCGGTACGTGATGGCCAGTTCCATATATGGGCGGTCAACAGTGCTGATGAAGCATTATCTCTGCTGACCGGCGTAGAATGGGATAAAGAAAATGCCCCTTGTCTGCTACGCTCAATTCAGGAGCGTATTGCACAAATTAACCAGCAGGATGCTCGCCAGCGTCCCTGGCCGCTGCGTTGGCTTAACTGGTTTAACCACAGCTGA
- the matP gene encoding macrodomain Ter protein MatP: MKYQQLENLESGWKWTYLVKKHREGELITRYIEISAAQEAVDALLAMENRPVEVLKWIELHINPALDNRMKQTIRARRKRHFNAEHQHTRKKSIDLEYLVWQRLAGLAQRRHCTLSETIVQLIEDAERKEKYADQMTSLKQGLKDMLGKPEE; encoded by the coding sequence ATGAAATATCAGCAACTCGAAAACCTTGAAAGCGGATGGAAATGGACTTACCTGGTAAAGAAACACCGGGAGGGGGAGTTGATCACGCGTTATATCGAAATTAGCGCGGCGCAAGAAGCGGTGGACGCGTTACTGGCGATGGAAAACCGGCCGGTGGAAGTACTGAAGTGGATTGAGTTACATATCAATCCGGCGCTGGATAATCGTATGAAGCAGACGATCCGTGCGCGACGCAAACGCCACTTTAATGCCGAGCATCAACATACCCGTAAAAAGTCGATCGATCTGGAATATCTGGTCTGGCAGCGGTTGGCGGGACTGGCACAGCGGCGTCACTGCACGCTGTCAGAAACCATTGTTCAGCTGATCGAAGATGCCGAGCGTAAAGAGAAATACGCCGATCAGATGACCTCATTGAAGCAGGGACTGAAAGATATGCTGGGTAAACCGGAAGAGTAA